One window of Parambassis ranga chromosome 3, fParRan2.1, whole genome shotgun sequence genomic DNA carries:
- the LOC114433232 gene encoding troponin I, fast skeletal muscle-like, protein MADKKMSVSRRSYLKSLLLQIGQIMLEEEAQEAEKEKEKYMEESCPSLSIPGCMQELQELCRKLHKQIDLVDEELYDMEVKVTKSGKEIDDLKLKVQDLNGKFKKPALKKVRMSADAMLAALLGSKHKVSMDLRANLKQVKKELKEEEKPSSDWRKNIEDKAGMDGRKKMFETEA, encoded by the exons agcttACTCCTGCAAATCGGCCAGATaatgctggaggaggaggcccaAGAAgctgagaaggagaaggagaagtacatggaggagagctgcccctccctctccatcccAGGGTGCATGCAGGAGCTCCAG GAGCTGTGCCGGAAACTTCACAAGCAGATCGATCTGGTGGATGAGGAGCTATACGACATGGAGGTCAAAGTGACAAAATCTGGCAAGGAG ATCGACGACCTGAAGCTGAAGGTTCAGGATCTGAACGGCAAATTTAAGAAGCCCGCCCTGAAGAAGGTGCGGATGTCGGCTGACGCCATGCTGGCTGCCCTGCTGGGCTCCAAACACAAAGTGTCCATGGACCTGAGAGCCAACCTGAAACAGGTCAAGAAGGAGCTGAAAGAGGAG GAGAAGCCGTCAAGCGACTGGAGGAAGAATATTGAAGACAAGGCCGGGATGGACGGCAGGAAGAAGATGTTTGAGACAGAGGCCTAA
- the aph1b gene encoding gamma-secretase subunit Aph-1b, protein MTAAVFFGCTFIAFGPAIALFLFTIAREPLRVIFLIAGAFFWLVSLLLSSMVWFISVQISNKESAVQQKGLLIFGVVLSVLLQETFRFAYYKLLKKANEGLLTLSQEETMPISIRQLAYVSGLGFGFMSGAFSVVNILADSVGPGTVGIHGDSQHYFLSSAFMTMAIILLHMFWGVVFFDACEKQHWWAVAAVVISHLVVSCLTFQNPEYVASLVPTYVILFLMGVWAFYSAGGSFRNLKLCLTCKDKDFLLANHRPR, encoded by the exons ATGACGGCGGCGGTGTTTTTCGGCTGCACCTTTATCGCTTTCGGCCCAGCCATCGCGCTGTTCCTGTTTACCATCGCCCGGGAGCCGCTGAGAGTCATTTTCCTCATAGCGGG AGCATTTTTCTGGCTGGTGtcgctgctgctgtcctccatGGTGTGGTTCATCTCTGTTCAGATCAGTAATAAAGAGAGCGCCGTGCAGCAGAAAGGTCTGCTCATCTTCGGTGTGGTGctgtctgtcctgctgcaggaAACCTTCCGCTTCGCTTACTACAAGCTGCTGAA gAAAGCGAATGAAGGGCTCCTCACTCTCAGCCAGGAGGAAACCATGCCCATCTCCATACGGCAGCTGGCCTACG TGTCTGGCCTCGGTTTCGGCTTCATGAGCGGGGCGTTCTCTGTGGTGAATATCCTGGCTGACTCTGTGGGGCCGGGGACTGTGGGGATCCATGGAGACTCACAGCACTACTTCCTGTCTTCAG CCTTCATGACGATGGCCATCATCCTGCTCCACATGTTCTGGGGTGTCGTCTTCTTTGACGCCTGCGAGAAGCAGCACTGGTGGGCGGTGGCTGCTGTTGTCATCAGTCATCTTGTTGTGTCCTGCCTG ACCTTCCAGAACCCAGAGTACGTCGCCAGCCTGGTTCCCACTTACGTCATTTTGTTTCTGATGGGCGTCTGGGCCTTTTACTCGGCCGGCGGCTCATTCAGGAACCTCAAACTCTGCCTCACCTGCAAAGACAAGGACTTCCTGCTGGCCAACCACCGGCCAAGATAA